The following are from one region of the Salvia splendens isolate huo1 chromosome 2, SspV2, whole genome shotgun sequence genome:
- the LOC121782355 gene encoding vacuolar protein sorting-associated protein 35B-like isoform X1, giving the protein MMMSNGIEDEEKWLAEGIAGIQHNAFYLHRALDSNNLREALKYSAQLLSELRTSRLSPHKYYELYMRAFDELRRLEIFFKEEDRHGCPVIDLYELVQHAGNILPRLYLLCTVGSVYIKSKEAPAKDILRDLVEMCRAVQHPVRGLFLRSYLAQVSRDKLPDIGSEYEGEGDTVMDAVEFVLQNFIEMNKLWVRMQHQGPHREKEKLEKERNELRDLVGKNLHVLSQIEGIDLEMYRDTVLPSVLEQIVNCKDELAQYYLMDCIIQVFPDEYHLQTLETLLSACPQLQPTVDLKTVLSQLMERLSNYASLNPELLPEFLQVEAFSKLSNAIGKVMEAQVDMPVVGAISLYVSLLTFTLRVHPDRLDYVDQVLGACVKILSGKPKLEDSKATKQVVALLSAPLDKYDDIVTALTLSNYPRVMDHLDAGTNKVMAMVIIRSIMKNKSWVSTSDKVEVLFELIKGLIKDLEGISTDELDEEDFNEEQNSVACLMHMLYNDEPEEMLKIICTVWKHVMSGGPKRLPFTVPSLVFSALKLVRRLQGQDGDVGGEEVPATPKKIFQLLNQIIETLSVVPAPELALRLYLQCAEAANDCDLEPVAYDFFTQAFVLYEEEVADSKAQVTAIHLIIGTLQRVNVFGVENRDTLTHKATGYSAKLLKKPDQCRAVYACSHLFWVDDQDGIKDGERVLLCLKRSLRIANAAQQMTNVTRGSSGPVTLFVEILNKYLYFFEKGNPQITASVIQGLIELIKTEMQSDNAVVNPVSDAFFTSTLRYIQFQKEKGGAMGEKYDSIKLGG; this is encoded by the exons GATTCCAATAATCTCCGGGAAGCACTCAAATACTCTGCGCAATTGTTATCTGAGCTAAGAACTTCGAGGCTGTCGCCCCACAAATATTATGAGCTCT ATATGCGGGCTTTTGACGAATTGAGGAGATTGGAGATTTTCTTCAAAGAAGAAGATCGGCATGGCTGTCCAGTGATTGATCTATACGAGCTTGTTCAGCACGCAGGGAACATCTTGCCTAGACT GTATCTTCTATGCACAGTTGGATCTGTTTATATAAAATCAAAAGAGGCTCCGGCTAAGGATATTCTCAGGGATCTTGTTGAAATGTGCCGTGCTGTTCAGCATCCCGTCCGTGGGCTTTTCCTAAGAAGTTATCTTGCTCAAGTTAGTAGAGATAAGCTACCAGATATTGGTTCAGAGTATGAAGG CGAAGGTGATACTGTCATGGATGCTGTGGAGTTTGTGCTACAGAATTTCATAGAGATGAATAAACTCTGGGTCCGGATGCAGCACCAG GGACCTCACAGGGAGAAAGAGAAACTTGAAAAGGAACGGAACGAACTGCGCGATCTT GTGGGCAAGAATTTACATGTCCTGAGTCAGATAGAAGGTATTGACCTTGAAATGTACAGAGACACTGTTCTTCCTAGTGTATTGGAGCAG ATTGTGAATTGTAAGGATGAACTTGCCCAATATTATTTGATGGACTGTATAATTCAAGTATTTCCAGATGAATACCACTTGCAGACTCTTGAGACGTTATTGAGTGCCTGCCCCCAACTTCAA CCTACGGTTGACCTGAAAACAGTTTTATCTCAACTGATGGAGAGGTTATCAAACTATGCTTCCTTGAATCCAGAA TTGTTACCAGAATTTTTACAAGTTGAAGCATTTTCTAAGCTGAGCAATGCAATTGGAAAG GTCATGGAAGCACAAGTTGATATGCCTGTTGTTGGAGCAATTTCTTTATATGTTTCTCTTCTGACTTTCACTCTCCGTGTACATCCCGATAGGCTGGATTATGTGGATCAAGTGCTG GGAGCATGTGTCAAAATATTATCTGGAAAGCCAAAGCTTGAAGATAGTAAAGCAACAAAACAAGTTGTCGCCCTTCTGAGTGCTCCGCTTGATAAATATGATGATATTGTCACAGCTCTCACACTTTCTAATTATCCTCGTGTGATGGATCATCTTGATGCTGGAACAAATAAAGTCATGGCGATGGTTATCATCCGAAGCATTATGAAAAACAAAAGTTGGGTTTCAACTTCTGACAAG GTTGAGGTACTATTTGAACTCATCAAAGGGCTTATAAAGGATTTGGAAGGGATTTCTACAGATGAG CTTGATGAAGAGGATTTCAACGAGGAGCAAAATTCTGTTGCATGCCTAATGCACATGTTGTATAATGATGAACCAGAGGAGATGTTAAAG ATAATATGTACTGTGTGGAAGCATGTAATGTCTGGAGGTCCAAAACGCCTACCCTTCACAGTCCCATCTCTTGTTTTCTCAGCTCTCAAG TTGGTGAGGAGACTGCAAGGCCAAGATGGAGATGTAGGTGGAGAGGAAGTTCCAGCCACCCCAAAGAAAATATTTCAGCTCCTTAATCAG ATCATTGAGACTCTTTCCGTTGTTCCTGCACCTGAGCTGGCATTAAGGCTGTACTTGCAATGTGCAGAG GCAGCTAATGATTGCGACCTTGAGCCAGTGGCCTATGATTTTTTCACACAGGCCTTTGTCTTATACGAGGAAGAAGTTGCG GATTCTAAAGCCCAGGTGACAGCTATACACCTAATAATAGGGACTCTACAAAGGGTGAATGTCTTCGGTGTCGAGAACAGGGATACCTTGACTCATAAAGCCACAGGG TACTCAGCAAAACTTCTAAAGAAGCCAGATCAGTGCAGAGCAGTTTATGCGTGTTCACATCTTTTCTGGGTTGATGATCAGGATGGCATTAAAGATGGAGAAAG GGTTCTGCTCTGCTTGAAGCGTTCATTAAGGATTGCCAACGCTGCTCAGCAGATGACAAATGTTACCAGGGGTAGCAGTGGACCTGTAACTCTCTTCGTTGAAATACTTAACAA GTATCTATATTTCTTCGAGAAGGGAAATCCTCAGATTACAGCTTCTGTGATTCAAGGCCTAATAGAGTTAATTAAAACCGAGATGCAGAGTGACAATGCAGTTGTGAATCCTGTATCAGATGCATTCTTCACAAGCACCTTGCGTTATATTCAATTCCAGAAAGAAAAAGGAGGCGCTATGGGTGAAAAGTATGATTCTATTAAGTTGGGAGGATAA
- the LOC121782355 gene encoding vacuolar protein sorting-associated protein 35B-like isoform X2 — translation MSSVKFFVPFINMRAFDELRRLEIFFKEEDRHGCPVIDLYELVQHAGNILPRLYLLCTVGSVYIKSKEAPAKDILRDLVEMCRAVQHPVRGLFLRSYLAQVSRDKLPDIGSEYEGEGDTVMDAVEFVLQNFIEMNKLWVRMQHQGPHREKEKLEKERNELRDLVGKNLHVLSQIEGIDLEMYRDTVLPSVLEQIVNCKDELAQYYLMDCIIQVFPDEYHLQTLETLLSACPQLQPTVDLKTVLSQLMERLSNYASLNPELLPEFLQVEAFSKLSNAIGKVMEAQVDMPVVGAISLYVSLLTFTLRVHPDRLDYVDQVLGACVKILSGKPKLEDSKATKQVVALLSAPLDKYDDIVTALTLSNYPRVMDHLDAGTNKVMAMVIIRSIMKNKSWVSTSDKVEVLFELIKGLIKDLEGISTDELDEEDFNEEQNSVACLMHMLYNDEPEEMLKIICTVWKHVMSGGPKRLPFTVPSLVFSALKLVRRLQGQDGDVGGEEVPATPKKIFQLLNQIIETLSVVPAPELALRLYLQCAEAANDCDLEPVAYDFFTQAFVLYEEEVADSKAQVTAIHLIIGTLQRVNVFGVENRDTLTHKATGYSAKLLKKPDQCRAVYACSHLFWVDDQDGIKDGERVLLCLKRSLRIANAAQQMTNVTRGSSGPVTLFVEILNKYLYFFEKGNPQITASVIQGLIELIKTEMQSDNAVVNPVSDAFFTSTLRYIQFQKEKGGAMGEKYDSIKLGG, via the exons ATGAGCTCTGTAAAGTTCTTCGTTCCATTTATAA ATATGCGGGCTTTTGACGAATTGAGGAGATTGGAGATTTTCTTCAAAGAAGAAGATCGGCATGGCTGTCCAGTGATTGATCTATACGAGCTTGTTCAGCACGCAGGGAACATCTTGCCTAGACT GTATCTTCTATGCACAGTTGGATCTGTTTATATAAAATCAAAAGAGGCTCCGGCTAAGGATATTCTCAGGGATCTTGTTGAAATGTGCCGTGCTGTTCAGCATCCCGTCCGTGGGCTTTTCCTAAGAAGTTATCTTGCTCAAGTTAGTAGAGATAAGCTACCAGATATTGGTTCAGAGTATGAAGG CGAAGGTGATACTGTCATGGATGCTGTGGAGTTTGTGCTACAGAATTTCATAGAGATGAATAAACTCTGGGTCCGGATGCAGCACCAG GGACCTCACAGGGAGAAAGAGAAACTTGAAAAGGAACGGAACGAACTGCGCGATCTT GTGGGCAAGAATTTACATGTCCTGAGTCAGATAGAAGGTATTGACCTTGAAATGTACAGAGACACTGTTCTTCCTAGTGTATTGGAGCAG ATTGTGAATTGTAAGGATGAACTTGCCCAATATTATTTGATGGACTGTATAATTCAAGTATTTCCAGATGAATACCACTTGCAGACTCTTGAGACGTTATTGAGTGCCTGCCCCCAACTTCAA CCTACGGTTGACCTGAAAACAGTTTTATCTCAACTGATGGAGAGGTTATCAAACTATGCTTCCTTGAATCCAGAA TTGTTACCAGAATTTTTACAAGTTGAAGCATTTTCTAAGCTGAGCAATGCAATTGGAAAG GTCATGGAAGCACAAGTTGATATGCCTGTTGTTGGAGCAATTTCTTTATATGTTTCTCTTCTGACTTTCACTCTCCGTGTACATCCCGATAGGCTGGATTATGTGGATCAAGTGCTG GGAGCATGTGTCAAAATATTATCTGGAAAGCCAAAGCTTGAAGATAGTAAAGCAACAAAACAAGTTGTCGCCCTTCTGAGTGCTCCGCTTGATAAATATGATGATATTGTCACAGCTCTCACACTTTCTAATTATCCTCGTGTGATGGATCATCTTGATGCTGGAACAAATAAAGTCATGGCGATGGTTATCATCCGAAGCATTATGAAAAACAAAAGTTGGGTTTCAACTTCTGACAAG GTTGAGGTACTATTTGAACTCATCAAAGGGCTTATAAAGGATTTGGAAGGGATTTCTACAGATGAG CTTGATGAAGAGGATTTCAACGAGGAGCAAAATTCTGTTGCATGCCTAATGCACATGTTGTATAATGATGAACCAGAGGAGATGTTAAAG ATAATATGTACTGTGTGGAAGCATGTAATGTCTGGAGGTCCAAAACGCCTACCCTTCACAGTCCCATCTCTTGTTTTCTCAGCTCTCAAG TTGGTGAGGAGACTGCAAGGCCAAGATGGAGATGTAGGTGGAGAGGAAGTTCCAGCCACCCCAAAGAAAATATTTCAGCTCCTTAATCAG ATCATTGAGACTCTTTCCGTTGTTCCTGCACCTGAGCTGGCATTAAGGCTGTACTTGCAATGTGCAGAG GCAGCTAATGATTGCGACCTTGAGCCAGTGGCCTATGATTTTTTCACACAGGCCTTTGTCTTATACGAGGAAGAAGTTGCG GATTCTAAAGCCCAGGTGACAGCTATACACCTAATAATAGGGACTCTACAAAGGGTGAATGTCTTCGGTGTCGAGAACAGGGATACCTTGACTCATAAAGCCACAGGG TACTCAGCAAAACTTCTAAAGAAGCCAGATCAGTGCAGAGCAGTTTATGCGTGTTCACATCTTTTCTGGGTTGATGATCAGGATGGCATTAAAGATGGAGAAAG GGTTCTGCTCTGCTTGAAGCGTTCATTAAGGATTGCCAACGCTGCTCAGCAGATGACAAATGTTACCAGGGGTAGCAGTGGACCTGTAACTCTCTTCGTTGAAATACTTAACAA GTATCTATATTTCTTCGAGAAGGGAAATCCTCAGATTACAGCTTCTGTGATTCAAGGCCTAATAGAGTTAATTAAAACCGAGATGCAGAGTGACAATGCAGTTGTGAATCCTGTATCAGATGCATTCTTCACAAGCACCTTGCGTTATATTCAATTCCAGAAAGAAAAAGGAGGCGCTATGGGTGAAAAGTATGATTCTATTAAGTTGGGAGGATAA
- the LOC121782355 gene encoding vacuolar protein sorting-associated protein 35B-like isoform X3 has product MRAFDELRRLEIFFKEEDRHGCPVIDLYELVQHAGNILPRLYLLCTVGSVYIKSKEAPAKDILRDLVEMCRAVQHPVRGLFLRSYLAQVSRDKLPDIGSEYEGEGDTVMDAVEFVLQNFIEMNKLWVRMQHQGPHREKEKLEKERNELRDLVGKNLHVLSQIEGIDLEMYRDTVLPSVLEQIVNCKDELAQYYLMDCIIQVFPDEYHLQTLETLLSACPQLQPTVDLKTVLSQLMERLSNYASLNPELLPEFLQVEAFSKLSNAIGKVMEAQVDMPVVGAISLYVSLLTFTLRVHPDRLDYVDQVLGACVKILSGKPKLEDSKATKQVVALLSAPLDKYDDIVTALTLSNYPRVMDHLDAGTNKVMAMVIIRSIMKNKSWVSTSDKVEVLFELIKGLIKDLEGISTDELDEEDFNEEQNSVACLMHMLYNDEPEEMLKIICTVWKHVMSGGPKRLPFTVPSLVFSALKLVRRLQGQDGDVGGEEVPATPKKIFQLLNQIIETLSVVPAPELALRLYLQCAEAANDCDLEPVAYDFFTQAFVLYEEEVADSKAQVTAIHLIIGTLQRVNVFGVENRDTLTHKATGYSAKLLKKPDQCRAVYACSHLFWVDDQDGIKDGERVLLCLKRSLRIANAAQQMTNVTRGSSGPVTLFVEILNKYLYFFEKGNPQITASVIQGLIELIKTEMQSDNAVVNPVSDAFFTSTLRYIQFQKEKGGAMGEKYDSIKLGG; this is encoded by the exons ATGCGGGCTTTTGACGAATTGAGGAGATTGGAGATTTTCTTCAAAGAAGAAGATCGGCATGGCTGTCCAGTGATTGATCTATACGAGCTTGTTCAGCACGCAGGGAACATCTTGCCTAGACT GTATCTTCTATGCACAGTTGGATCTGTTTATATAAAATCAAAAGAGGCTCCGGCTAAGGATATTCTCAGGGATCTTGTTGAAATGTGCCGTGCTGTTCAGCATCCCGTCCGTGGGCTTTTCCTAAGAAGTTATCTTGCTCAAGTTAGTAGAGATAAGCTACCAGATATTGGTTCAGAGTATGAAGG CGAAGGTGATACTGTCATGGATGCTGTGGAGTTTGTGCTACAGAATTTCATAGAGATGAATAAACTCTGGGTCCGGATGCAGCACCAG GGACCTCACAGGGAGAAAGAGAAACTTGAAAAGGAACGGAACGAACTGCGCGATCTT GTGGGCAAGAATTTACATGTCCTGAGTCAGATAGAAGGTATTGACCTTGAAATGTACAGAGACACTGTTCTTCCTAGTGTATTGGAGCAG ATTGTGAATTGTAAGGATGAACTTGCCCAATATTATTTGATGGACTGTATAATTCAAGTATTTCCAGATGAATACCACTTGCAGACTCTTGAGACGTTATTGAGTGCCTGCCCCCAACTTCAA CCTACGGTTGACCTGAAAACAGTTTTATCTCAACTGATGGAGAGGTTATCAAACTATGCTTCCTTGAATCCAGAA TTGTTACCAGAATTTTTACAAGTTGAAGCATTTTCTAAGCTGAGCAATGCAATTGGAAAG GTCATGGAAGCACAAGTTGATATGCCTGTTGTTGGAGCAATTTCTTTATATGTTTCTCTTCTGACTTTCACTCTCCGTGTACATCCCGATAGGCTGGATTATGTGGATCAAGTGCTG GGAGCATGTGTCAAAATATTATCTGGAAAGCCAAAGCTTGAAGATAGTAAAGCAACAAAACAAGTTGTCGCCCTTCTGAGTGCTCCGCTTGATAAATATGATGATATTGTCACAGCTCTCACACTTTCTAATTATCCTCGTGTGATGGATCATCTTGATGCTGGAACAAATAAAGTCATGGCGATGGTTATCATCCGAAGCATTATGAAAAACAAAAGTTGGGTTTCAACTTCTGACAAG GTTGAGGTACTATTTGAACTCATCAAAGGGCTTATAAAGGATTTGGAAGGGATTTCTACAGATGAG CTTGATGAAGAGGATTTCAACGAGGAGCAAAATTCTGTTGCATGCCTAATGCACATGTTGTATAATGATGAACCAGAGGAGATGTTAAAG ATAATATGTACTGTGTGGAAGCATGTAATGTCTGGAGGTCCAAAACGCCTACCCTTCACAGTCCCATCTCTTGTTTTCTCAGCTCTCAAG TTGGTGAGGAGACTGCAAGGCCAAGATGGAGATGTAGGTGGAGAGGAAGTTCCAGCCACCCCAAAGAAAATATTTCAGCTCCTTAATCAG ATCATTGAGACTCTTTCCGTTGTTCCTGCACCTGAGCTGGCATTAAGGCTGTACTTGCAATGTGCAGAG GCAGCTAATGATTGCGACCTTGAGCCAGTGGCCTATGATTTTTTCACACAGGCCTTTGTCTTATACGAGGAAGAAGTTGCG GATTCTAAAGCCCAGGTGACAGCTATACACCTAATAATAGGGACTCTACAAAGGGTGAATGTCTTCGGTGTCGAGAACAGGGATACCTTGACTCATAAAGCCACAGGG TACTCAGCAAAACTTCTAAAGAAGCCAGATCAGTGCAGAGCAGTTTATGCGTGTTCACATCTTTTCTGGGTTGATGATCAGGATGGCATTAAAGATGGAGAAAG GGTTCTGCTCTGCTTGAAGCGTTCATTAAGGATTGCCAACGCTGCTCAGCAGATGACAAATGTTACCAGGGGTAGCAGTGGACCTGTAACTCTCTTCGTTGAAATACTTAACAA GTATCTATATTTCTTCGAGAAGGGAAATCCTCAGATTACAGCTTCTGTGATTCAAGGCCTAATAGAGTTAATTAAAACCGAGATGCAGAGTGACAATGCAGTTGTGAATCCTGTATCAGATGCATTCTTCACAAGCACCTTGCGTTATATTCAATTCCAGAAAGAAAAAGGAGGCGCTATGGGTGAAAAGTATGATTCTATTAAGTTGGGAGGATAA
- the LOC121760112 gene encoding sialyltransferase-like protein 2, with protein MRLLQLAFLVALTSGIGALLVYITGVSNFDRPPGLSSDDLEALRSLHSHFGQCVSANGLGLQAVRGSDDCDVSLKFPSETIPKWKDPKSGELEGLTFDFNLCEAVATWEQVRNSTTVLTREYIDALPNGWRDYAWRRINKGALLNQCENKTLCMEKLSLVLPDNPPYTPRQYSRCAVIGNSGDLLRNKFGEEIDSYDAVFRENGAPIENFTEYVGTKSTFRLLNRGSAKALDKVAELYDKGKEVLIVKTTIHDIMNKMIREVPILNPVYLMLGASFGSAAKGTGLKALEFALSICDTVDMYGFTVDPGYKEWTRYFSESRQGHTPLHGRAYYQMMECLGLIKIHSPMRSDPNRIVKSVPSRSLITAARIASEKLLRRVGAGSSDPLAKCYIIAKQIRGKSNQVLSSRKAAVEHQKYVKSTRMYPLEHHPRHGQLCTVPSR; from the exons ATGAGGCTGCTGCAGCTAGCATTTTTGGTTGCTTTAACCTCTGGGATTGGAGCTCTTCTCGTTTACATCACTGGTGTTTCCAATTTTG ATCGGCCGCCTGGTCTTTCCAGTGATGATCTGGAGGCATTGAGATCTTTACACAGTCATTTCGGCCAGTGTGTG AGTGCAAATGGATTAGGTTTACAAGCTGTAAGGGGTAGTGATGATTGTGACGTTTCACTGAAGTTCCCCAGTGAGACTATCCCGAAATGG AAAGATCCCAAATCGGGAGAACTTGAAGGCTTGACTTTTGATTTCAATCTTTGCGAAGCAGTGGCTACATGGGAGCAG GTGCGGAATAGTACTACTGTTCTGACTCGAGAATACATTGATGCTTTGCCAAATGGATGGCGAGATTATGCTTGGCGGAGGATCAATAAGGGAGCCCTACT AAATCAATGCGAGAATAAAACTCTGTGCATGGAGAAACTCTCACTGGTGCTTCCAGATAATCCTCCTTATACGCCTAGGCAATATAGCCGATGTGCTGTCATTGGTAATTCAGGTGATCTTCTAAGAAACAAGTTTGGAGAAGAAATAGATAGCTATGATGCTGTTTTCAGAGAGAATGGAGCACCTATTGAG AATTTCACAGAATATGTTGGTACAAAAAGCACGTTTCGCCTCCTCAACAGGGGTTCTGCAAAAGCTCTTGATAAAGTCGCAGAGTTGTATG ACAAGGGAAAGGAGGTCTTGATCGTCAAAACAACAATACATGATATCATGAACAAGATGATCCGG GAAGTTCCTATACTAAATCCAGTATATCTGATGTTAGGAGCATCCTTTGGCTCAGCTGCAAAAGGCACCGGGCTAAAGGCTCTTGAATTTGCTCTCTCCATTTGTGACACTGTTGATATGTATGGTTTTACTGTTGATCCTGGTTATAAAGAATG GACTAGGTATTTTTCAGAATCTCGACAAGGGCATACCCCTCTGCACGGTCGGGCATACTATCAAATGATGGAATGTCTTGGT CTTATCAAAATCCACTCTCCAATGCGGTCTGATCCAAATCGGATTGTGAAGTCAGTACCAAGCCGCAGCTTAATTACAGCAGCCCGCATTGCATCAGAGAAGTTGTTGAG GAGAGTTGGAGCTGGATCTTCAGATCCCTTAGCCAAATGCTACATCATTGCAAAGCAAATCAGGGGCAAGTCGAACCAAGTATTGAGCTCGAGAAAAGCTGCTGTCGAGCATCAAAAATATGTGAAAAGTACGAGAATGTATCCTCTTGAACACCATCCTAGGCACGGACAGCTCTGCACAGTTCCATCCAGGTAG
- the LOC121793116 gene encoding uncharacterized protein LOC121793116, with amino-acid sequence MDMDAVMMHGSFDHKSISPYKSHLKNPQKIHQNPIISNPNSFRLSRFNSTGLLQPPPPPFLRRQSSQPPLLPLPTANKKPSNPNKSKSPKKQGKISPKKSKDAAPLIGSGLRAVAAVGDQADIFSSSAVFTFSPPPSSLPLPSFSLWPKLSCKAAAGVDAGATDDLRRLLRLQ; translated from the coding sequence ATGGATATGGATGCAGTTATGATGCATGGATCGTTTGATCATAAATCAATCTCTCCATACAAATCTCATCTCAAAAATCCCCAAAAAATCCATCAGAATCCAATCATTTCAAACCCTAATTCTTTCCGGCTATCCCGGTTCAACTCCACCGGCCTTCTgcagcctccgccgccgccgtttCTCCGCCGCCAATCCTCACAACCACCCTTGCTACCCCTCCCCACCGCCAACAAAAAACCTAGCAACCCTAATAAATCAAAATCTCccaaaaaacaaggaaaaatcTCGCCGAAGAAATCCAAGGATGCTGCGCCGTTGATCGGCAGCGGATTGAGGGCTGTGGCGGCGGTGGGTGATCAGGCCGACATTTTTTCTAGCTCGGCGGTGTTCACCTTCTCTCCGCCGCCGAGCAGCCTGCCTCTGCCGAGTTTCTCGCTGTGGCCGAAGCTCAGCTGCAAGGCGGCTGCCGGAGTGGATGCCGGCGCCACCGATGATCTGCGTCGTCTTCTACGACTACAGTGA